Proteins encoded by one window of Akkermansia muciniphila ATCC BAA-835:
- a CDS encoding peptidoglycan D,D-transpeptidase FtsI family protein, which yields MITITKSRFARRSLVLCGLAGAAVIWLMLSLVNLQLVSPRKTSGVSSGGIIEREVLLPQRGRIMDANEEILTSNMQSSELIADGYHLNDPKTISWALAYSKAVHSPFWEKAATDKEKEKLVSGFRSKILGQAASKKDGSKEHNLAKILLEEPEDGPEGVDMARKKLEELYEPEMVKEYVQAHLEYAAKVIAPFLPDMSVQDIINTVEKDGAIPKKRIVIAKNLSEEKAELLRQAIQNARVQGFRFETSSKRVYSVPECMVHILGYIAQTKDSGPRPIALSGLEKQLDDQLLGHNGIREYRKDSRGRIIPSADSRFKDAVDGLNVRLTVNMEYQTIVEEELDAAISFYTDQTHKPRGCIIVVEPKTGSILAMASRPHYNLNTREGLQEGAYHFAVQSLYEPGSTFKIVSVTSAVDSGKATFDTMINCTPYPVPGSRPVTDAPRSYGGLTVAGVLKKSSNPGAFRIALKSGWPTYKKYFDLYGFSSKTGIDLPGETNSQCQDGSNFVNFSRISFGYSLMVSPLQVAMAYAAIANDGVRMRPRLVDGIYVDDRNFQPSPPVEVCRVMSVKTARDLRNALFHVTDLDGTAKRARVEGYNVGGKTGTAHKVKPTGGYFENRYTVSFVGMLPVEDPAFVCLVVIDDPTSKHCHPGGGTVCAPVFQKLATRLAAAMNIPKNVPSAEANKKASRAQASSTPSKPPRR from the coding sequence ATGATCACGATCACGAAGTCCAGATTTGCCAGAAGAAGCCTCGTCCTGTGCGGCCTGGCGGGCGCGGCGGTCATCTGGCTGATGTTGTCGCTGGTCAATCTCCAGCTGGTTTCCCCCCGGAAAACGAGCGGCGTTTCCAGCGGCGGCATTATTGAACGGGAGGTTCTTTTGCCCCAGCGCGGCCGCATCATGGACGCCAATGAGGAAATCCTCACCAGCAACATGCAGAGCTCCGAGCTGATTGCGGACGGCTATCATCTGAACGACCCCAAGACCATCAGCTGGGCTCTGGCCTATTCCAAGGCCGTCCATTCCCCGTTCTGGGAGAAAGCCGCAACGGATAAGGAAAAGGAAAAGCTCGTTTCCGGCTTCCGTAGCAAGATTCTGGGCCAGGCCGCCAGCAAAAAGGACGGCAGCAAGGAACATAATCTGGCGAAAATCCTGCTGGAAGAGCCTGAAGACGGACCGGAAGGGGTAGATATGGCCAGAAAAAAGCTGGAAGAGCTTTATGAGCCGGAGATGGTGAAAGAATACGTGCAGGCGCACCTGGAATACGCCGCCAAAGTGATTGCCCCTTTCCTGCCGGACATGAGCGTGCAGGACATCATCAACACGGTGGAAAAAGACGGGGCGATTCCCAAGAAGCGCATCGTCATTGCCAAAAACCTGTCCGAGGAAAAAGCGGAACTGCTGCGGCAGGCTATCCAGAACGCCCGCGTCCAGGGGTTCCGTTTTGAGACCTCCTCCAAACGCGTCTATTCCGTGCCGGAATGCATGGTGCATATTCTGGGCTACATCGCCCAGACGAAGGACAGCGGCCCCCGGCCCATAGCCCTTTCCGGCCTTGAAAAGCAGCTGGACGACCAGCTGCTGGGCCACAACGGCATCAGGGAATACCGGAAAGACAGCCGCGGGCGCATCATTCCCTCCGCGGATTCCCGCTTCAAGGATGCCGTGGACGGGCTGAACGTGCGCCTGACGGTAAACATGGAATACCAGACGATCGTGGAGGAGGAGCTGGACGCCGCCATCTCTTTTTACACGGACCAGACCCACAAACCCCGCGGCTGCATTATTGTGGTGGAACCCAAGACCGGCAGCATTCTGGCGATGGCCAGCCGGCCCCACTATAATTTAAATACGCGCGAGGGCCTTCAGGAAGGCGCCTACCATTTCGCCGTGCAGTCCCTGTACGAACCCGGTTCCACCTTTAAAATAGTTTCCGTCACATCCGCCGTGGACAGCGGAAAGGCCACGTTCGACACCATGATCAACTGCACCCCTTATCCGGTGCCCGGTTCCCGCCCCGTCACGGACGCCCCCCGTTCCTATGGCGGCCTGACCGTAGCGGGCGTGCTGAAAAAATCCAGCAACCCGGGCGCCTTCCGCATTGCACTGAAATCGGGTTGGCCCACGTATAAAAAATACTTTGACCTGTACGGATTTTCCTCCAAAACGGGTATCGACCTGCCGGGGGAAACCAACAGCCAGTGCCAGGACGGCAGCAATTTTGTCAACTTTTCCCGCATCAGCTTCGGCTACTCCCTGATGGTGTCCCCCCTGCAGGTCGCCATGGCTTATGCCGCCATAGCCAATGACGGCGTGCGCATGCGCCCCCGGCTGGTTGACGGCATTTATGTGGATGACAGAAACTTCCAGCCTTCCCCCCCCGTGGAGGTATGCCGGGTCATGAGCGTCAAGACGGCCCGGGACCTTCGGAACGCCCTGTTCCACGTTACGGATCTGGACGGGACCGCCAAAAGAGCGCGGGTTGAAGGCTATAACGTGGGAGGCAAAACCGGAACCGCCCACAAGGTGAAGCCTACAGGCGGCTATTTTGAAAACCGCTACACCGTCTCCTTTGTAGGAATGCTCCCGGTGGAGGACCCGGCCTTCGTCTGCCTTGTCGTCATTGACGACCCCACTTCCAAGCATTGCCATCCCGGAGGCGGAACCGTATGCGCCCCGGTCTTCCAGAAACTGGCCACCCGCCTGGCGGCCGCCATGAACATTCCTAAGAACGTCCCTTCCGCAGAGGCAAATAAAAAAGCCTCCCGTGCCCAGGCCTCTTCCACCCCATCCAAACCGCCGCGCAGATAA
- a CDS encoding UDP-N-acetylmuramoyl-L-alanyl-D-glutamate--2,6-diaminopimelate ligase — protein sequence MKLLTLLKDLPSHTLTGSPQVKISHLECDSRRILPGSCYIALKGTRADGHEFIPEAIRRGACAVVAEMPCTQEAREAGVSWVEVNDSRLAVSLMGAAWNGRPSRHMTMIGVTGTNGKTTTAYIAHSLLKQSWLRAGLIGTIAYDNGEEITPSTHTTPGPLELEHLLKEMYENGCRGVSMEVSSHALDQERVAGINFNVGIFTNLTQDHLDYHHTMENYFQAKAKLFEQMAQDTKSRRKPVAVINIDDAYGRRLAEMFSGRMTVKTYGSALGADFRMLVHHATAKGSEYELEYKGKSYLVRVPLIGKFNMYNSLAALAAVICAGIPVRDAIANLQNIPQVPGRLELFTHPGGAQIFIDYAHTPDALENVCKTLKELCSRRLITVFGCGGDRDRGKRPLMGAAAARLSDACIVTSDNPRSEEPLSIISQIAAGMPEGRYAIIPDRARAIATAIEQARLGDIVLIAGKGHENYQELSTGRIDFSDAKEVRRNMFIKEREEFPQA from the coding sequence ATGAAGCTACTTACCTTACTCAAAGACCTTCCCTCCCATACGCTCACCGGCTCCCCCCAGGTGAAAATCTCCCATCTGGAATGCGACAGCCGGCGCATTCTGCCCGGTTCCTGCTACATTGCCCTGAAGGGAACCCGGGCGGACGGCCATGAATTCATCCCGGAGGCCATTCGCCGCGGAGCCTGCGCCGTCGTCGCGGAAATGCCCTGCACGCAGGAAGCCAGGGAAGCCGGAGTCAGCTGGGTGGAGGTGAACGACTCCCGCCTGGCCGTCAGCCTGATGGGCGCGGCCTGGAACGGACGCCCTTCCCGCCACATGACCATGATCGGCGTGACGGGGACGAACGGAAAAACCACAACGGCCTACATCGCCCATTCCCTGCTCAAGCAGTCCTGGCTGCGCGCTGGATTGATCGGCACCATCGCCTATGACAACGGGGAGGAAATCACTCCTTCCACCCATACCACGCCCGGACCGCTGGAACTGGAACACCTGCTGAAGGAAATGTATGAAAACGGCTGCCGCGGCGTCTCCATGGAGGTCTCTTCCCACGCGCTGGACCAGGAACGCGTGGCCGGCATCAATTTCAACGTGGGCATTTTCACCAATCTGACCCAGGACCACCTGGACTACCATCACACCATGGAGAATTATTTCCAGGCCAAGGCGAAATTGTTCGAACAGATGGCACAGGACACCAAATCCCGGCGAAAACCCGTGGCCGTCATCAACATCGACGACGCTTACGGCCGCCGACTGGCGGAAATGTTTTCCGGCCGCATGACCGTAAAGACCTACGGGTCCGCCCTGGGGGCGGATTTCCGCATGCTGGTGCACCACGCCACCGCCAAAGGCAGCGAGTACGAATTGGAATACAAGGGGAAAAGCTACCTGGTCCGTGTCCCCCTGATCGGCAAGTTCAACATGTACAACAGCCTGGCCGCGCTGGCCGCCGTCATTTGCGCCGGCATCCCCGTGCGGGACGCCATTGCGAACCTTCAGAATATTCCGCAGGTCCCCGGCAGGCTGGAACTGTTCACCCACCCCGGAGGCGCCCAGATTTTCATTGACTACGCCCACACGCCGGACGCCCTGGAAAACGTCTGCAAGACGCTCAAGGAACTGTGCTCCCGCCGCCTGATTACCGTGTTCGGCTGCGGCGGGGACCGGGACAGGGGAAAACGCCCCCTGATGGGAGCCGCTGCCGCGCGCCTGTCAGACGCCTGCATCGTCACCTCCGACAATCCCAGAAGCGAGGAACCCCTCTCCATCATCAGCCAGATTGCGGCGGGCATGCCGGAAGGCAGATACGCCATCATCCCGGACCGGGCCAGAGCCATTGCCACGGCCATCGAGCAGGCCCGTCTGGGGGACATCGTCCTCATTGCGGGCAAGGGCCATGAAAATTACCAGGAACTTTCCACCGGCCGCATTGATTTCAGCGATGCCAAGGAAGTGCGCCGCAACATGTTCATCAAGGAACGGGAAGAATTCCCCCAGGCATAA
- a CDS encoding UDP-N-acetylmuramoyl-tripeptide--D-alanyl-D-alanine ligase, translating into MISLTAHGISNVIGGKLVSGPFDRVASGGVCTDSRHLPPHAVFFALGGEKFDGNLFAPEASRTAAAVVVSRVEEGMDPSCAVILVEDTLEALQKLASWWRSELTLTVIGLTGSNGKTSTKDLTASVLSQGFRTIATQGNLNNHIGVPLSILRATPSDEAAVWEMGMNHSGELAPLCEMTRPKIGIITSIGTSHMEYLGSRENIAREKCTLARCLPEDGFMIFPADCDYADMIRQSTRAACIDCGIGAGTVRAENPVSTENGTRFILSIPDFCREEVELPVHGRHMVTNALLAAAAGWAAGLAKEQIASGLNQARLTGGRLHCTRINGILVVDDTYNANPDSMQAALHTVAGLSCTGRRFAVLGRMGELGAFSEEGHVLVGRTAEELRLDCVVSVGTDAARITDAISPNAFTQSLHFGSAEEAAEWLRSHTAPGDIVLFKGSRLARMEQVMNLTFPPQ; encoded by the coding sequence ATGATTTCCCTCACGGCACACGGCATCAGCAACGTCATCGGCGGAAAACTGGTCAGCGGCCCCTTCGACAGGGTCGCTTCCGGCGGCGTGTGCACGGACAGCCGCCATTTGCCGCCCCATGCCGTTTTCTTCGCGCTGGGGGGAGAAAAATTTGACGGAAACCTGTTTGCCCCGGAGGCATCCCGTACTGCGGCCGCCGTCGTCGTCAGCCGTGTGGAGGAAGGCATGGACCCCTCCTGCGCCGTCATTCTGGTGGAAGACACGCTGGAAGCCCTTCAGAAGCTGGCCTCCTGGTGGCGTTCAGAGCTTACCCTCACCGTCATCGGCCTGACCGGCTCCAACGGAAAAACCTCTACCAAGGATCTGACGGCCTCCGTTCTTTCACAGGGGTTCCGCACCATCGCCACGCAGGGCAACCTGAACAACCACATCGGCGTCCCCCTCAGCATCCTCCGGGCCACCCCGTCCGACGAAGCCGCCGTATGGGAAATGGGCATGAACCACTCCGGGGAACTGGCTCCCCTGTGTGAAATGACGCGCCCGAAAATCGGCATCATCACCAGCATCGGCACCTCCCACATGGAATATCTGGGTTCGCGGGAAAACATCGCCCGGGAAAAATGCACGTTGGCACGCTGCCTGCCGGAAGACGGCTTCATGATTTTTCCGGCGGACTGCGATTATGCGGATATGATCCGTCAATCCACCCGCGCCGCCTGTATTGACTGCGGCATTGGCGCCGGAACCGTTCGCGCGGAAAATCCCGTCTCTACCGAGAACGGGACACGCTTCATCCTTTCCATCCCGGATTTCTGCCGGGAAGAGGTGGAATTGCCCGTCCACGGCCGGCACATGGTAACCAATGCGCTTCTGGCCGCCGCCGCCGGCTGGGCGGCAGGTCTTGCGAAAGAGCAAATCGCCTCCGGCCTCAATCAGGCGCGGCTCACGGGCGGCAGGCTTCACTGCACCCGGATCAACGGCATTCTGGTAGTGGATGACACCTACAATGCCAACCCGGATTCCATGCAGGCCGCCCTGCATACCGTAGCGGGGCTTTCCTGCACCGGCAGACGCTTTGCGGTGCTGGGCAGAATGGGGGAACTGGGCGCGTTTTCCGAGGAAGGGCACGTTCTGGTGGGCCGCACGGCGGAAGAGCTCCGTCTTGACTGCGTCGTCAGCGTGGGAACGGATGCCGCCCGGATTACGGACGCTATTTCTCCGAACGCCTTCACTCAAAGCCTGCATTTCGGCTCTGCGGAGGAAGCGGCAGAATGGCTCCGCAGCCATACGGCGCCGGGAGACATCGTCCTCTTCAAAGGCAGCCGCCTCGCCCGGATGGAGCAAGTCATGAACCTCACCTTTCCGCCACAGTAA
- the mraY gene encoding phospho-N-acetylmuramoyl-pentapeptide-transferase → MHSVIEQFSPSGAFAEPAGRALLACLVSFALTMIFAPRVIRALISLKIGQPIRTAEEVHKLAELHGAKAGTPTMGGVLIVGSMTAATLLCARMGNPFIIACLIVTLALGLLGFRDDYLKVAKKTSDGISARKKLLVQFLAGLAGVTFLYLYPEGNPRVELHDYISSLFIPFYGQVNLPWFVYIPFGVVVVMSASNAVNLTDGLDGLASGCSVATGITYAIIAVLCGSWLTADSLDIPFHPGAGEISVFMMALVGACLGFLWHNCYPARVFMGDTGSLALGGAFGMAAVCTAQELLFIVIGGVFVMEAASVVLQVGSYKLRHGKRIFAMAPIHHHFELKGWKETQVIARFWMISLLLAFLGLFLITTA, encoded by the coding sequence ATGCATTCCGTTATTGAACAGTTCAGCCCCTCGGGGGCATTTGCAGAACCGGCAGGGAGGGCCCTCCTGGCCTGCCTGGTTTCCTTTGCCCTGACCATGATATTCGCCCCGCGGGTCATCCGGGCGCTGATTTCCCTGAAAATCGGCCAGCCCATCAGGACGGCAGAAGAGGTGCACAAGCTGGCGGAACTCCACGGGGCCAAGGCGGGAACGCCCACCATGGGCGGCGTGCTGATCGTAGGGTCCATGACGGCGGCTACCCTGTTGTGCGCCAGAATGGGCAATCCCTTTATCATTGCCTGCCTGATCGTCACCCTGGCGCTGGGCCTGCTGGGATTCCGGGACGATTACCTGAAGGTGGCGAAAAAAACCTCGGACGGCATTTCCGCACGTAAAAAACTCCTCGTCCAGTTCCTGGCCGGCCTGGCCGGCGTCACCTTCCTGTACCTGTACCCGGAAGGCAATCCCCGCGTGGAACTTCACGACTACATATCCTCCCTGTTCATTCCGTTCTATGGCCAGGTGAACCTGCCATGGTTCGTTTATATTCCTTTCGGCGTCGTGGTGGTCATGTCCGCCTCCAATGCGGTGAACCTGACAGACGGCCTGGACGGCCTCGCCTCCGGCTGCTCCGTCGCCACGGGCATTACTTACGCCATCATTGCCGTCCTCTGCGGAAGCTGGCTGACGGCTGATTCCCTGGATATTCCCTTCCACCCCGGCGCGGGAGAAATCAGCGTCTTCATGATGGCCCTGGTAGGGGCCTGTCTGGGCTTCCTCTGGCACAATTGCTACCCGGCCAGGGTATTTATGGGAGACACCGGCTCCCTGGCCCTGGGCGGAGCGTTCGGCATGGCTGCCGTCTGCACGGCGCAGGAGCTTCTCTTTATCGTCATCGGGGGCGTCTTCGTCATGGAGGCCGCGTCCGTCGTGCTGCAGGTAGGCAGCTACAAGCTGCGCCACGGCAAACGCATCTTCGCCATGGCTCCCATCCACCACCATTTTGAACTCAAAGGCTGGAAGGAAACGCAGGTGATTGCCCGCTTCTGGATGATCAGCCTCCTGCTGGCTTTCCTGGGCCTTTTCCTGATTACCACCGCCTGA
- the murD gene encoding UDP-N-acetylmuramoyl-L-alanine--D-glutamate ligase, producing the protein MQLNNLNIAVLGAGRSGRAAARLAIKHGARVCVFDASSSIDGWPEDIPLHTAATEEDGRAFHADMVVISPGIETDSPFVKSFGREGVETIGEMELACRFYHGRIIAITGTNGKTTTTSLVEKILLRAGKTAVACGNYGVPVAEILLRDSVPDVLALEVSSFQLETIRDFHPDVAVWLNFAPDHMDRYKSVEDYHRAKLHIFDNQTEKDLAVVRSGERLPHLKASVLTFSPEDPAADLYYRGPLILEGGAPLLNLEGTTLNQRHNAENAMAAVLACRHLGIPAETAAEVLKEFAPPGHRCETVRTLDGVLWLNDSKATNLHALEAALKSQHSPVILIAGGKDKGLDYVPLRPMLKEKVRACVVFGQIADQLQHAFSPAVPTEKAADVEACVAKARSLARPGDTVLFSPGTSSFDMFTGYVQRGQAFRDAVNALPPLS; encoded by the coding sequence ATGCAGCTCAATAACCTCAACATCGCCGTTCTGGGAGCGGGAAGAAGCGGACGCGCCGCGGCGCGCCTCGCCATAAAGCATGGCGCACGGGTATGCGTGTTTGACGCTTCCTCCTCCATTGACGGATGGCCGGAAGACATTCCCCTGCATACCGCTGCCACGGAGGAAGACGGACGCGCCTTTCATGCGGATATGGTGGTCATCTCCCCCGGCATTGAGACGGATAGCCCCTTTGTCAAATCCTTTGGACGGGAAGGCGTGGAAACCATCGGTGAAATGGAGCTGGCATGCCGCTTTTACCATGGCCGCATCATCGCCATCACCGGAACCAACGGCAAAACCACCACCACATCCCTGGTGGAAAAGATTTTGCTGCGCGCCGGAAAGACCGCCGTTGCCTGCGGCAATTACGGCGTGCCGGTAGCGGAAATCCTGCTCCGGGATTCCGTGCCGGACGTGCTGGCACTGGAGGTCAGCTCCTTCCAGTTGGAAACCATCCGCGATTTTCACCCGGATGTGGCCGTATGGCTCAATTTTGCGCCGGACCACATGGACCGCTACAAATCCGTGGAGGATTACCACCGCGCCAAACTCCATATCTTCGACAACCAGACGGAAAAAGACCTGGCCGTCGTTCGCTCTGGGGAACGGCTTCCGCACCTGAAAGCCTCCGTGCTCACCTTCAGCCCGGAAGATCCGGCGGCTGATCTTTATTACCGCGGACCGTTGATCCTGGAGGGCGGCGCTCCCCTGCTGAACCTGGAAGGGACCACCCTGAACCAGCGCCATAATGCGGAAAACGCCATGGCCGCCGTCCTGGCATGCCGCCACCTGGGCATTCCCGCAGAAACAGCCGCAGAAGTATTGAAGGAGTTCGCGCCCCCCGGCCACCGCTGCGAAACCGTCCGCACACTGGACGGCGTGCTGTGGCTGAACGATTCCAAAGCCACGAATCTGCATGCGCTGGAAGCGGCTCTGAAATCACAACATTCCCCCGTCATCCTGATTGCCGGAGGCAAGGATAAAGGGCTGGATTACGTACCCCTGCGGCCCATGCTGAAAGAAAAAGTGCGCGCCTGCGTGGTATTCGGCCAGATTGCGGACCAGCTCCAGCACGCTTTTTCCCCTGCGGTCCCCACGGAAAAAGCCGCAGATGTAGAGGCCTGCGTGGCGAAAGCACGCTCTCTCGCCCGGCCGGGAGACACCGTCCTGTTCTCTCCCGGCACTTCTTCCTTTGACATGTTCACCGGTTATGTTCAGCGCGGCCAGGCCTTCAGGGACGCGGTGAACGCCCTTCCCCCCCTTTCCTGA
- a CDS encoding LysM peptidoglycan-binding domain-containing protein, translating to MKTTKTPDHNPTGRTRPKRKMGTVLRAKLSKYRARVSEFEDDAPSSTVVRWLVVLLLLHLLVIGGVYVRSTWFRNTAETVEMAAALPAPPTVPQRPAPAAPPAALPQVPQAPPAAPVTITQPEQVVDARPNRQPAPAVEEHIPDAAPVAGPARHIVRTGDTWERVARDNQVAVNDLKAVNPKVQRLVSGSTLVIPARPGDKFEPEKSAAEELEPEGVPHIVKKGETLSVIARKYKMNWRTLQKFNKMNDRDVARLKIGQKIMIPKK from the coding sequence ATGAAAACGACCAAGACACCTGATCACAATCCGACCGGACGCACCCGTCCGAAACGCAAAATGGGCACCGTACTCCGCGCCAAACTCAGCAAATACCGCGCCCGCGTCTCCGAATTTGAAGATGACGCGCCCAGCAGCACCGTCGTGCGCTGGCTCGTCGTCCTTCTTCTTCTTCACCTTCTCGTCATCGGCGGCGTTTACGTCCGCAGCACCTGGTTCAGAAACACGGCGGAAACCGTAGAAATGGCAGCCGCCCTGCCCGCGCCGCCCACCGTCCCGCAACGCCCCGCTCCCGCAGCGCCCCCGGCCGCTCTGCCCCAGGTTCCCCAGGCCCCCCCCGCAGCCCCGGTCACCATCACGCAGCCGGAACAGGTAGTGGACGCTCGCCCCAACAGGCAGCCGGCCCCTGCGGTGGAGGAACACATTCCGGATGCAGCCCCGGTGGCAGGTCCTGCGCGCCACATCGTGCGCACGGGAGATACCTGGGAACGCGTCGCGCGTGACAACCAGGTGGCCGTCAATGACCTGAAAGCCGTCAATCCCAAAGTGCAGCGCCTTGTCAGCGGAAGCACGCTCGTCATTCCGGCCCGGCCAGGAGACAAATTTGAACCGGAAAAGTCCGCCGCGGAGGAATTGGAGCCGGAAGGCGTGCCCCACATTGTGAAGAAAGGGGAAACCCTCTCCGTAATCGCCCGCAAATACAAAATGAACTGGCGCACCCTTCAGAAATTCAACAAGATGAATGACCGGGACGTAGCGCGTCTCAAAATCGGGCAAAAAATCATGATCCCCAAAAAGTAG
- a CDS encoding FtsW/RodA/SpoVE family cell cycle protein, whose translation MSSKVCMILVWFFVICLLVVGLVMVSSTAAWAEETKHPYEPLFKQTAFACAGLVGAMILSRIDYRIWRKYIWWILGGACFLLVLCYVPGIGKEINGERRWITIGMQFQPSECAKLCMMMALANWLALYRDRTTSFWWGFVMPGLIFGIPLALILFEKDMGTSVALALAAFCVMFVAGTRKIYLGGAFALAGTALYVLVQSNANRLERFLAWKDLDAHRLGAGLQQYRASIALSRGGLDGVGLGNSAEKHGTLPFAHTDFIFAPLGEEFGFYGTMFVLLCYFLMTYAGIGVAMQCRDTYGRFLAVGIVAIIFCPAILNIAVVTNAVPNSGLPLPFISFGGTNLVFTLAALGMLTSIQRFSTGAQPNCEITRKDERSIDVRL comes from the coding sequence ATGTCTTCCAAAGTCTGCATGATTCTGGTCTGGTTTTTCGTCATCTGCCTTCTGGTCGTAGGCCTGGTGATGGTATCCAGCACGGCGGCGTGGGCGGAGGAAACCAAGCACCCGTATGAACCCCTGTTCAAGCAGACCGCCTTTGCCTGCGCCGGTCTGGTGGGGGCCATGATTCTCTCCCGGATAGACTACCGGATATGGAGGAAGTATATCTGGTGGATCCTTGGGGGGGCCTGTTTTCTGCTGGTGCTGTGCTATGTGCCCGGCATCGGAAAAGAAATCAACGGGGAACGCCGCTGGATCACCATCGGCATGCAGTTCCAGCCCAGCGAATGCGCCAAGCTCTGCATGATGATGGCCCTGGCCAACTGGCTGGCCCTGTACCGGGACCGCACCACCTCTTTCTGGTGGGGTTTTGTGATGCCCGGCCTTATCTTCGGCATTCCTCTTGCCCTGATTCTTTTTGAAAAGGACATGGGCACCTCCGTAGCCCTGGCCCTGGCCGCGTTCTGCGTCATGTTTGTGGCCGGAACGCGCAAAATTTACCTGGGCGGGGCTTTCGCCCTGGCCGGAACGGCCCTGTACGTTCTGGTGCAGAGCAACGCCAACCGCCTGGAACGTTTCCTGGCCTGGAAAGACCTGGACGCCCACCGCCTGGGCGCCGGCCTCCAGCAGTACCGTGCTTCCATCGCCCTGTCCCGGGGGGGGCTGGACGGGGTGGGCCTGGGAAACAGCGCGGAAAAACACGGCACGCTTCCCTTTGCCCACACGGACTTCATTTTCGCGCCGCTGGGAGAGGAATTCGGTTTTTACGGGACCATGTTCGTCCTGCTCTGCTATTTCCTGATGACGTATGCCGGCATCGGCGTGGCCATGCAGTGCCGGGACACCTACGGACGGTTCCTGGCCGTGGGGATTGTCGCCATCATTTTCTGTCCCGCCATCCTGAACATCGCCGTGGTAACCAACGCCGTGCCCAATTCCGGCCTGCCGCTGCCCTTCATCAGCTTCGGGGGCACCAACCTGGTCTTTACGCTGGCCGCCCTGGGCATGCTCACCAGCATCCAGAGGTTTTCCACCGGCGCCCAGCCCAATTGTGAAATCACCCGCAAAGACGAACGCTCCATTGACGTAAGATTATGA
- the murG gene encoding undecaprenyldiphospho-muramoylpentapeptide beta-N-acetylglucosaminyltransferase: MTEPSLKHPSLNIVIACGGTGGHLFPGIAVAQELKKRGHRVTLLISQKKVDAQASKNYGDLDFRTIEAIAMPKIPSLSLLGFGVRLYKAIRFSRHLLDEVEADVVIGMGGFTSFPPVYAAHRKGIRTYVHDSNALPGKANRMTAKCCTNVLLGIEEARHYFNPAKCIVTGTPVRQEMVARKDKNEARAELNLPQDRRVALVMGGSQGARNLNSLVIEAARQCADLCDFLIITGSADFARVSQLTADMPHVHVIEFCSAMAAAYAAADVVISRSGASSLTELAHMGKAALLVPYPFAADDHQAHNARVFAAHGAARMMRENTLTPDDIAAFLNEVLKDSSLLASMNECALRLDMPDAVSRIANVIEHTDHAASHD; this comes from the coding sequence ATGACTGAACCCTCTCTCAAACATCCCTCCCTGAACATCGTGATCGCCTGCGGCGGCACGGGGGGGCACCTTTTTCCCGGCATAGCCGTAGCCCAGGAACTTAAAAAGCGCGGCCACCGCGTCACGCTCCTCATCTCCCAGAAGAAAGTGGACGCCCAGGCCAGCAAAAATTACGGGGATCTTGACTTCCGCACCATTGAGGCCATCGCGATGCCCAAAATCCCATCCCTGTCCCTGCTGGGGTTCGGCGTCAGGCTGTACAAAGCCATCCGTTTCAGCCGCCATCTTCTGGACGAGGTGGAAGCGGACGTCGTCATCGGCATGGGAGGATTCACTTCATTCCCTCCCGTTTACGCCGCCCACCGCAAGGGAATCCGCACCTACGTGCACGATTCCAACGCGCTGCCCGGAAAGGCCAACCGCATGACCGCCAAATGCTGCACGAACGTGCTGCTGGGCATTGAGGAAGCCAGGCACTACTTCAATCCCGCCAAATGCATTGTCACCGGCACTCCGGTACGCCAGGAAATGGTGGCCCGGAAAGACAAAAACGAAGCCAGGGCGGAGCTCAACCTGCCCCAGGACCGCCGCGTGGCCCTGGTAATGGGCGGTTCCCAGGGGGCCAGGAATCTGAATTCCCTAGTCATTGAAGCCGCCCGGCAATGCGCAGACCTGTGCGACTTTCTCATCATCACCGGCTCCGCGGACTTTGCACGCGTCAGCCAGCTGACGGCGGACATGCCCCACGTGCACGTCATTGAATTCTGTTCCGCCATGGCTGCCGCTTATGCCGCAGCGGATGTGGTCATTTCCCGTTCCGGGGCGTCCAGCCTTACGGAACTGGCCCATATGGGGAAGGCCGCCCTGCTGGTTCCCTACCCCTTCGCCGCAGACGATCACCAGGCACACAACGCACGCGTTTTCGCGGCCCACGGCGCGGCGCGCATGATGCGTGAAAACACCCTCACGCCGGACGATATTGCGGCTTTCCTGAATGAAGTACTCAAGGATTCCTCCCTGCTGGCCTCCATGAATGAATGTGCTTTACGTCTGGACATGCCTGATGCAGTATCCCGCATCGCCAATGTCATTGAACATACGGACCATGCAGCCTCCCATGATTGA